A region from the Canis aureus isolate CA01 chromosome 8, VMU_Caureus_v.1.0, whole genome shotgun sequence genome encodes:
- the GUSB gene encoding beta-glucuronidase isoform X1 — translation MSRGPAGAWVALGPLLWTCGLALEGGMLYPRESPSRERKDLDGLWSFRADFSDGRRQGFEQQWYRAPLRESGPTLDMPVPSSFNDVGQDRQLRSFVGWVWYEREATLPRRWSQDPGTRVVLRIGSAHYYAIVWVNGVHVAEHEGGHLPFEADISKLVQSGPLSSCRITLAINNTLTPHTLPPGTIVYKTDASKYPKGYFVQNTYFDFFNYAGLHRPVLLYTTPTTYIDDITVTTGVDQDTGLVDYQIFVQGSEHFQLEVYLLDEEGKVVAQGTGSQGRLQVPNVHLWWPYLMHEHPAYLYSLEVRLTAQMAAGPVSDFYTLPVGIRTVAVTERQFLINGKPFYFHGVNKHEDADIRGKGFDWPLLVKDFNLLRWLGANAFRTSHYPYAEEVMQLCDRYGIVVIDESPGVGIMLVQSYSNVSLQHHLEVMGELVRRDKNHPSVVMWSVANEPTSFLKPAAYYFKTLIAHTKALDPSRPVTFVTNSNYEADLGAPYVDVICVNSYYSWYHDYGHMEVIQLQLATEFENWYRTYQKPIIQSEYGAETIAGFHQDPPLMFSEEYQKGLLEQYHLVLDQKRKEYVVGELIWNFADFMTDQSPQRAVGNRKGIFTRQRQPKAAAFLLRERYWKLANETGHHRSAAKSQCLENSPFAL, via the exons ATGTctcgggggccggcgggggcctGGGTAGCGCTCGGCCCGCTGCTTTGGACCTGCGGGCTGGCGCTGGAGGGCGGGATGCTGTACCCCCGGGAGAGCCCGTCGCGGGAGCGCAAGGACCTCGACGGCCTCTGGAGCTTCCGCGCCGACTTCTCCGACGGCCGGCGCCAGGGCTTCGAGCAGCAGTGGTACCGGGCGCCGCTGCGCGAG TCGGGCCCCACCCTGGACATGCCAGTTCCGTCCAGCTTCAATGATGTGGGCCAGGATAGGCAGCTGCGCAGCTTTGTCGGCTGGGTGTGGTACGAGCGGGAGGCCACCCTGCCCCGGCGATGGAGCCAGGACCCGGGCACGAGAGTGGTGCTGAGGATTGGCAGCGCCCACTACTATGCCATCGTG TGGGTGAATGGGGTCCATGTGGCAGAGCACGAGGGGGGTCACCTCCCCTTCGAAGCTGACATCAGCAAGTTGGTCCAGAGCGGGCCCCTGTCCTCCTGCCGTATTACCCTTGCCATCAACAACACGCTCACCCCCCACACTCTGCCGCCAGGGACCATCGTCTACAAGACAGACGCTTCCAA GTACCCCAAGGGTTACTTCGTCCAGAACACATACTTTGACTTCTTCAACTACGCGGGCCTGCATCGCCCTGTGCTCCTCTACACCACACCTACTACCTACATCGACGACATCACCGTCACCACCGGCGTGGACCAAGATACTG GGCTGGTGGATTACCAGATTTTTGTCCAGGGCAGTGAACACTTCCAGCTGGAAGTGTATCTTCTGGATGAGGAAGGCAAGGTCGTGGCCCAGGGGACAGGGAGCCAGGGCCGGCTGCAGGTGCCCAATGTCCACCTCTGGTGGCCGTACCTGATGCATGAGCACCCCGCCTACCTGTACTCGTTGGAG GTGAGGCTGACTGCGCAGATGGCCGCTGGGCCTGTGTCAGACTTCTACACTCTCCCCGTGGGGATTCGCACCGTGGCCGTCACAGAGCGCCAGTTCCTCATCAACGGGAAACCTTTCTATTTCCATGGGGTCAACAAACATGAGGATGCCGAT ATCCGAGGGAAGGGCTTTGACTGGCCGCTGCTGGTGAAGGACTTCAACCTGTTGCGCTGGCTGGGCGCCAATGCCTTCCGCACCAGCCACTACCCCTATGCGGAGGAGGTGATGCAGCTCTGCGACCGCTATGGGATCGTGGTCATCGACGAGAGCCCTGGTGTGGGCATCATGCTGGT CCAGAGCTACAGCAATGTGTCCCTGCAGCACCATCTGGAGGTGATGGGGGAGCTGGTGCGTCGGGATAAGAATCACCCATCTGTAGTCATGTGGTCTGTAGCCAATGAGCCCACTTCCTTCCTGAAGCCTGCTGCTTACTACTTCAA GACGCTGATTGCTCACACCAAGGCCTTGGACCCCTCCCGGCCCGTGACCTTTGTGACCAATTCCAACTATGAAGCAGACCTGGGG GCGCCGTATGTGGACGTCATCTGTGTCAACAGTTACTACTCTTGGTATCACGACTATGGGCACATGGAGGTGATTCAGCTGCAGCTGGCCACCGAGTTTGAGAACTGGTATAGGACCTACCAGAAACCAATAATCCAGAGCGAGTACGGGGCAGAGACAATTGCAGGCTTCCACCAG GATCCACCTCTGATGTTCAGTGAGGAGTACCAGAAAGGTCTGCTCGAGCAGTATCACTTGGTGCTGGATCAGAAACGCAAAGAATATGTGGTTGGAGAGCTCATCTGGAATTTTGCTGATTTTATGACTGACCAGT CACCACAGAGAGCAGTAGGGAACAGAAAGGGCATCTTCACTCGCCAGAGACAACCCAAAGCGGCGGCCTTCCTTTTGCGAGAGAGGTACTGGAAACTTGCCAATGAAACCGGGCACCACCGGTCCGCGGCCAAGTCCCAGTGTTTGGAAAACAGCCCGTTCGCCCTCTGA
- the GUSB gene encoding beta-glucuronidase isoform X2, with the protein MSRGPAGAWVALGPLLWTCGLALEGGMLYPRESPSRERKDLDGLWSFRADFSDGRRQGFEQQWYRAPLRESGPTLDMPVPSSFNDVGQDRQLRSFVGWVWYEREATLPRRWSQDPGTRVVLRIGSAHYYAIVWVNGVHVAEHEGGHLPFEADISKLVQSGPLSSCRITLAINNTLTPHTLPPGTIVYKTDASKYPKGYFVQNTYFDFFNYAGLHRPVLLYTTPTTYIDDITVTTGVDQDTGLVDYQIFVQGSEHFQLEVYLLDEEGKVVAQGTGSQGRLQVPNVHLWWPYLMHEHPAYLYSLEVRLTAQMAAGPVSDFYTLPVGIRTVAVTERQFLINGKPFYFHGVNKHEDADIRGKGFDWPLLVKDFNLLRWLGANAFRTSHYPYAEEVMQLCDRYGIVVIDESPGVGIMLVQSYSNVSLQHHLEVMGELVRRDKNHPSVVMWSVANEPTSFLKPAAYYFKTLIAHTKALDPSRPVTFVTNSNYEADLGAPYVDVICVNSYYSWYHDYGHMEVIQLQLATEFENWYRTYQKPIIQSEYGAETIAGFHQDPPLMFSEEYQKGLLEQYHLVLDQKRKEYVVGELIWNFADFMTDQYGIHGFCSLVS; encoded by the exons ATGTctcgggggccggcgggggcctGGGTAGCGCTCGGCCCGCTGCTTTGGACCTGCGGGCTGGCGCTGGAGGGCGGGATGCTGTACCCCCGGGAGAGCCCGTCGCGGGAGCGCAAGGACCTCGACGGCCTCTGGAGCTTCCGCGCCGACTTCTCCGACGGCCGGCGCCAGGGCTTCGAGCAGCAGTGGTACCGGGCGCCGCTGCGCGAG TCGGGCCCCACCCTGGACATGCCAGTTCCGTCCAGCTTCAATGATGTGGGCCAGGATAGGCAGCTGCGCAGCTTTGTCGGCTGGGTGTGGTACGAGCGGGAGGCCACCCTGCCCCGGCGATGGAGCCAGGACCCGGGCACGAGAGTGGTGCTGAGGATTGGCAGCGCCCACTACTATGCCATCGTG TGGGTGAATGGGGTCCATGTGGCAGAGCACGAGGGGGGTCACCTCCCCTTCGAAGCTGACATCAGCAAGTTGGTCCAGAGCGGGCCCCTGTCCTCCTGCCGTATTACCCTTGCCATCAACAACACGCTCACCCCCCACACTCTGCCGCCAGGGACCATCGTCTACAAGACAGACGCTTCCAA GTACCCCAAGGGTTACTTCGTCCAGAACACATACTTTGACTTCTTCAACTACGCGGGCCTGCATCGCCCTGTGCTCCTCTACACCACACCTACTACCTACATCGACGACATCACCGTCACCACCGGCGTGGACCAAGATACTG GGCTGGTGGATTACCAGATTTTTGTCCAGGGCAGTGAACACTTCCAGCTGGAAGTGTATCTTCTGGATGAGGAAGGCAAGGTCGTGGCCCAGGGGACAGGGAGCCAGGGCCGGCTGCAGGTGCCCAATGTCCACCTCTGGTGGCCGTACCTGATGCATGAGCACCCCGCCTACCTGTACTCGTTGGAG GTGAGGCTGACTGCGCAGATGGCCGCTGGGCCTGTGTCAGACTTCTACACTCTCCCCGTGGGGATTCGCACCGTGGCCGTCACAGAGCGCCAGTTCCTCATCAACGGGAAACCTTTCTATTTCCATGGGGTCAACAAACATGAGGATGCCGAT ATCCGAGGGAAGGGCTTTGACTGGCCGCTGCTGGTGAAGGACTTCAACCTGTTGCGCTGGCTGGGCGCCAATGCCTTCCGCACCAGCCACTACCCCTATGCGGAGGAGGTGATGCAGCTCTGCGACCGCTATGGGATCGTGGTCATCGACGAGAGCCCTGGTGTGGGCATCATGCTGGT CCAGAGCTACAGCAATGTGTCCCTGCAGCACCATCTGGAGGTGATGGGGGAGCTGGTGCGTCGGGATAAGAATCACCCATCTGTAGTCATGTGGTCTGTAGCCAATGAGCCCACTTCCTTCCTGAAGCCTGCTGCTTACTACTTCAA GACGCTGATTGCTCACACCAAGGCCTTGGACCCCTCCCGGCCCGTGACCTTTGTGACCAATTCCAACTATGAAGCAGACCTGGGG GCGCCGTATGTGGACGTCATCTGTGTCAACAGTTACTACTCTTGGTATCACGACTATGGGCACATGGAGGTGATTCAGCTGCAGCTGGCCACCGAGTTTGAGAACTGGTATAGGACCTACCAGAAACCAATAATCCAGAGCGAGTACGGGGCAGAGACAATTGCAGGCTTCCACCAG GATCCACCTCTGATGTTCAGTGAGGAGTACCAGAAAGGTCTGCTCGAGCAGTATCACTTGGTGCTGGATCAGAAACGCAAAGAATATGTGGTTGGAGAGCTCATCTGGAATTTTGCTGATTTTATGACTGACCAGT ATGGGATCCATGGCTTCTGCAGCCTGGTTTCGTGA
- the GUSB gene encoding beta-glucuronidase isoform X3 codes for MPVPSSFNDVGQDRQLRSFVGWVWYEREATLPRRWSQDPGTRVVLRIGSAHYYAIVWVNGVHVAEHEGGHLPFEADISKLVQSGPLSSCRITLAINNTLTPHTLPPGTIVYKTDASKYPKGYFVQNTYFDFFNYAGLHRPVLLYTTPTTYIDDITVTTGVDQDTGLVDYQIFVQGSEHFQLEVYLLDEEGKVVAQGTGSQGRLQVPNVHLWWPYLMHEHPAYLYSLEVRLTAQMAAGPVSDFYTLPVGIRTVAVTERQFLINGKPFYFHGVNKHEDADIRGKGFDWPLLVKDFNLLRWLGANAFRTSHYPYAEEVMQLCDRYGIVVIDESPGVGIMLVQSYSNVSLQHHLEVMGELVRRDKNHPSVVMWSVANEPTSFLKPAAYYFKTLIAHTKALDPSRPVTFVTNSNYEADLGAPYVDVICVNSYYSWYHDYGHMEVIQLQLATEFENWYRTYQKPIIQSEYGAETIAGFHQDPPLMFSEEYQKGLLEQYHLVLDQKRKEYVVGELIWNFADFMTDQSPQRAVGNRKGIFTRQRQPKAAAFLLRERYWKLANETGHHRSAAKSQCLENSPFAL; via the exons ATGCCAGTTCCGTCCAGCTTCAATGATGTGGGCCAGGATAGGCAGCTGCGCAGCTTTGTCGGCTGGGTGTGGTACGAGCGGGAGGCCACCCTGCCCCGGCGATGGAGCCAGGACCCGGGCACGAGAGTGGTGCTGAGGATTGGCAGCGCCCACTACTATGCCATCGTG TGGGTGAATGGGGTCCATGTGGCAGAGCACGAGGGGGGTCACCTCCCCTTCGAAGCTGACATCAGCAAGTTGGTCCAGAGCGGGCCCCTGTCCTCCTGCCGTATTACCCTTGCCATCAACAACACGCTCACCCCCCACACTCTGCCGCCAGGGACCATCGTCTACAAGACAGACGCTTCCAA GTACCCCAAGGGTTACTTCGTCCAGAACACATACTTTGACTTCTTCAACTACGCGGGCCTGCATCGCCCTGTGCTCCTCTACACCACACCTACTACCTACATCGACGACATCACCGTCACCACCGGCGTGGACCAAGATACTG GGCTGGTGGATTACCAGATTTTTGTCCAGGGCAGTGAACACTTCCAGCTGGAAGTGTATCTTCTGGATGAGGAAGGCAAGGTCGTGGCCCAGGGGACAGGGAGCCAGGGCCGGCTGCAGGTGCCCAATGTCCACCTCTGGTGGCCGTACCTGATGCATGAGCACCCCGCCTACCTGTACTCGTTGGAG GTGAGGCTGACTGCGCAGATGGCCGCTGGGCCTGTGTCAGACTTCTACACTCTCCCCGTGGGGATTCGCACCGTGGCCGTCACAGAGCGCCAGTTCCTCATCAACGGGAAACCTTTCTATTTCCATGGGGTCAACAAACATGAGGATGCCGAT ATCCGAGGGAAGGGCTTTGACTGGCCGCTGCTGGTGAAGGACTTCAACCTGTTGCGCTGGCTGGGCGCCAATGCCTTCCGCACCAGCCACTACCCCTATGCGGAGGAGGTGATGCAGCTCTGCGACCGCTATGGGATCGTGGTCATCGACGAGAGCCCTGGTGTGGGCATCATGCTGGT CCAGAGCTACAGCAATGTGTCCCTGCAGCACCATCTGGAGGTGATGGGGGAGCTGGTGCGTCGGGATAAGAATCACCCATCTGTAGTCATGTGGTCTGTAGCCAATGAGCCCACTTCCTTCCTGAAGCCTGCTGCTTACTACTTCAA GACGCTGATTGCTCACACCAAGGCCTTGGACCCCTCCCGGCCCGTGACCTTTGTGACCAATTCCAACTATGAAGCAGACCTGGGG GCGCCGTATGTGGACGTCATCTGTGTCAACAGTTACTACTCTTGGTATCACGACTATGGGCACATGGAGGTGATTCAGCTGCAGCTGGCCACCGAGTTTGAGAACTGGTATAGGACCTACCAGAAACCAATAATCCAGAGCGAGTACGGGGCAGAGACAATTGCAGGCTTCCACCAG GATCCACCTCTGATGTTCAGTGAGGAGTACCAGAAAGGTCTGCTCGAGCAGTATCACTTGGTGCTGGATCAGAAACGCAAAGAATATGTGGTTGGAGAGCTCATCTGGAATTTTGCTGATTTTATGACTGACCAGT CACCACAGAGAGCAGTAGGGAACAGAAAGGGCATCTTCACTCGCCAGAGACAACCCAAAGCGGCGGCCTTCCTTTTGCGAGAGAGGTACTGGAAACTTGCCAATGAAACCGGGCACCACCGGTCCGCGGCCAAGTCCCAGTGTTTGGAAAACAGCCCGTTCGCCCTCTGA
- the GUSB gene encoding beta-glucuronidase isoform X4 produces the protein MPSWYPKGYFVQNTYFDFFNYAGLHRPVLLYTTPTTYIDDITVTTGVDQDTGLVDYQIFVQGSEHFQLEVYLLDEEGKVVAQGTGSQGRLQVPNVHLWWPYLMHEHPAYLYSLEVRLTAQMAAGPVSDFYTLPVGIRTVAVTERQFLINGKPFYFHGVNKHEDADIRGKGFDWPLLVKDFNLLRWLGANAFRTSHYPYAEEVMQLCDRYGIVVIDESPGVGIMLVQSYSNVSLQHHLEVMGELVRRDKNHPSVVMWSVANEPTSFLKPAAYYFKTLIAHTKALDPSRPVTFVTNSNYEADLGAPYVDVICVNSYYSWYHDYGHMEVIQLQLATEFENWYRTYQKPIIQSEYGAETIAGFHQDPPLMFSEEYQKGLLEQYHLVLDQKRKEYVVGELIWNFADFMTDQSPQRAVGNRKGIFTRQRQPKAAAFLLRERYWKLANETGHHRSAAKSQCLENSPFAL, from the exons ATGCCATCGTG GTACCCCAAGGGTTACTTCGTCCAGAACACATACTTTGACTTCTTCAACTACGCGGGCCTGCATCGCCCTGTGCTCCTCTACACCACACCTACTACCTACATCGACGACATCACCGTCACCACCGGCGTGGACCAAGATACTG GGCTGGTGGATTACCAGATTTTTGTCCAGGGCAGTGAACACTTCCAGCTGGAAGTGTATCTTCTGGATGAGGAAGGCAAGGTCGTGGCCCAGGGGACAGGGAGCCAGGGCCGGCTGCAGGTGCCCAATGTCCACCTCTGGTGGCCGTACCTGATGCATGAGCACCCCGCCTACCTGTACTCGTTGGAG GTGAGGCTGACTGCGCAGATGGCCGCTGGGCCTGTGTCAGACTTCTACACTCTCCCCGTGGGGATTCGCACCGTGGCCGTCACAGAGCGCCAGTTCCTCATCAACGGGAAACCTTTCTATTTCCATGGGGTCAACAAACATGAGGATGCCGAT ATCCGAGGGAAGGGCTTTGACTGGCCGCTGCTGGTGAAGGACTTCAACCTGTTGCGCTGGCTGGGCGCCAATGCCTTCCGCACCAGCCACTACCCCTATGCGGAGGAGGTGATGCAGCTCTGCGACCGCTATGGGATCGTGGTCATCGACGAGAGCCCTGGTGTGGGCATCATGCTGGT CCAGAGCTACAGCAATGTGTCCCTGCAGCACCATCTGGAGGTGATGGGGGAGCTGGTGCGTCGGGATAAGAATCACCCATCTGTAGTCATGTGGTCTGTAGCCAATGAGCCCACTTCCTTCCTGAAGCCTGCTGCTTACTACTTCAA GACGCTGATTGCTCACACCAAGGCCTTGGACCCCTCCCGGCCCGTGACCTTTGTGACCAATTCCAACTATGAAGCAGACCTGGGG GCGCCGTATGTGGACGTCATCTGTGTCAACAGTTACTACTCTTGGTATCACGACTATGGGCACATGGAGGTGATTCAGCTGCAGCTGGCCACCGAGTTTGAGAACTGGTATAGGACCTACCAGAAACCAATAATCCAGAGCGAGTACGGGGCAGAGACAATTGCAGGCTTCCACCAG GATCCACCTCTGATGTTCAGTGAGGAGTACCAGAAAGGTCTGCTCGAGCAGTATCACTTGGTGCTGGATCAGAAACGCAAAGAATATGTGGTTGGAGAGCTCATCTGGAATTTTGCTGATTTTATGACTGACCAGT CACCACAGAGAGCAGTAGGGAACAGAAAGGGCATCTTCACTCGCCAGAGACAACCCAAAGCGGCGGCCTTCCTTTTGCGAGAGAGGTACTGGAAACTTGCCAATGAAACCGGGCACCACCGGTCCGCGGCCAAGTCCCAGTGTTTGGAAAACAGCCCGTTCGCCCTCTGA